The genomic interval AACCAAAACAGCGAAAATAAAATTGATTTTGAAGTGGTGGGTATCCCTGCAGATGCTCAAATTAATCCCAATTTGGGAGCCATTAATTTATCTGCCCGCAATACTTTTAGTGGCCTGCTAGCTCAATGGCATTGGCGAAATATGGGACAAGAAGATCAATACTATTATATTCACTCTTCTGAAGAGGAAAGCATTTATGAGCCTGAAGATGATAAAATAGAAACTTATAATAATGAGGATATTTTTATAAAAGAAGTAGCCGATTATTTCAACGAATGTGAAGAGGATGGGGGTATTCATGAAGAACGATTGGTGCTTACCCTAGGGGAACAGGAGGAACTAGAAAGCCAGTTTGCAACTGCCGATGCGGAATATACAGCCGTGGAAAGTATTTATAACGATCTGAAAGATGGTGGTAGCACCGAGGGAACCAGTCTGACCATTGAAGCTGCTCAACCAGGTGATACCTGGGAATTACGTGACAATTTACTAGGAAAATCACCCTACCTTTCACGCACCGTATTAGAAAAAGCAGCCAATAAAACCGAGGTGCTACCCAATAGTGTGTTACTGGATATTTTAGCGGCCAATCCCGATGAGTTGAAGAAAAACGATTTTATTCGCTTTTTGGAAAACAAAGAAGAACCCCTGCCTGCTTATATGATCGAAATTCTCAAGGATTTATCTGCTGGTATCACCTACAAAACAGCCTTACTTCGCCAAATGGCCTTGCAAAAACGTAAGCAGGTTGTTTCAGCTAAAAAGATTTTGAACAGTTTAATAAATACCGAGGAGCAAGATAGAGAAGCCATTAAGGGCTGGTTGGGGAATATAAAAAGTCGTACCACCGATATGCAACTGGCCTCGCTTTTAATTGCCGAGGAAAACTATACTGATGCTAATGCATTGCTTGCTTTAATTCCTGATCTCTACCAGTTAGAGGGTGAAGCATTGGAACTTTATAACGACGAAGTATTTTTATTAAATTTGAAAGCCACTTTACAACAGCAGGACAGGAATATCATGCAACTCAACAGCTCTGAAATATCGGAACTCGAAACAATAGCGAATAATCCGAGAGGTATGGCCCGGGCCAATGCTCGTGTTACTTTGGAGAGTTTCTTCGGCTATAACGATTATTGCGATTGTATGGACAGAAATGATGATAAAAATGCCTTTGCAGAATTGGTGGAAAATATTAGCGAAAAAGATAGTCCATTAAGTATTTATGCCAATCCGAACCCTGCCAAACATTATGTGGAATTTTATTTTGAATTATCAGAAATTGATACAGAAGGGGTGATCATCATTTCAGATATCAATGGAAAAGTAATTCGTACTTTTAATGTTAATCAAAACAAAGGAGCCCAGGCATGGGATACACGAAAAATTCCGTCAGGTTCCTATATCTTTACATTAAAAACCAAATATTTTGAAGAATCGGGCAAACTGATTATTCAATAGTGATACATCATGCTATCGGGTTATAATAACCCGATAGCTTTTATTACATTGGCTATGAAATACATATTGATTTCTATATTCGTTTATTTATCGACCAGTGGCATTGCTCAAGAGCTAAATGTTGATTGGGGAGTATGTTTTGGTGCTGATTATGAAAATAGTTATAGCAGAGCATTAGGTGTTTTACCAAATAACCATATAGTTAATTCATTAATAGTAACTAATGATAATGATGCTTTTACTGATTATCATGGTGAAAGTGATGCGTGGGTAATTATAACAGATAGCAATGGAACACTTGTATTTGAAAGATGTTTTGGTGGTGGAGGACATGATTATTTTGGCGACATTGAAGTTTCAGATGAATATATCTATTTTGTGGGGCAAACTAATTCAACCGATGGTGATGTGCAATCGGATCCCATTGGAGGCTACATGAATCTATGGGTAGTAAAAACCGACTTCGATTTAAATATTATTTGGGAACGACAATATGGTTGTTTGGGAACTCAGGATTTTGAGGTGGCAAAGCTTACACCTGAAGGAGGTTTAATATTGCTTATGGATTTTTTTAATCAGGGTGGAGGAGATGTAAGCGAGTATTATGGAGCCTCAGATATTTGGGTATGTGAGATTGATGCTAATGGCGAAATTCTCTGGGAAAAAACTCTGGGCAATTCTATACCAAACCATGCTAGCGATGTAATTCAAAACCAGGAGGGGAATACTGTTGTATTGGGTTATACATATGGCTCTGGAGGGATGATTGAATGTGCAGCACATGGTTCAGAGGATATATGGATTGTTGAGTTAGACGAAGAAACCGAGGAAATTATTTGGCAAAACTGTTATGGTGGTAGCTTAGGAGATGGCTCTGCTACTATTATCGAAGAAAGTACAGGCTATTTTATTGTTGGAGGTACCAGGTCATCAGATGGAGATATACAATCATTAAATCATGGTGAAGGTGATGCATGGGTAATAGAAATAAATTATTCAGGAAATATAATCTGGGAGCAATGTTTTGGAGGTTCGGAAACTGATAGTTTTAATAGGATTTTTAAAACTGATGAAGGAGGCTATTTTCTTTTTGGTATAACATACTCCACAGATGGCAATGTAAACAATACTCTTTGTCCATATCCATATTGTTTCCCAAGTGTCTGGGTAGTAGAATTGGATAGTGAAAAGAATATATTATGGAATGGAGTACATGGATCAATTTATGCTAATTATTATGAGAAAAACGGAATAAAAAGAATTAGCGAACGAGATTTTTACATAGCAGGAATAATAGATGAAAGTACTTTCCTTAATCCGGTAGATGTAGATTGTGAGCCTTACCCTGTCAATTATGAAAAATCTGCCTGGATATATAGACTGTATGATACCACTACCGGAGTCATAAATAAATACCAGGAATTGAAAGGATTAAAATTTTATCCCAATCCTGCCAATACTCAAATTACTTTCGAGTTATCGGTAATTACAAAAGAAAGCAGACTCCAAATCAAAAATATTTTCGGTGAAATCATAGTAGAATTTCCTATATATAAAGGGCAAGAGCAATTAATTTGGGATTGTAGTAGTGTAGCAAGTGGTGTATATTTTTATGAATCGGAAAATAAAGCTTCCAATAGCTATCGGGATATATATAGAGGGAAAATTGTTGTGAGTAGGTAAAGAAGTATTTTAAATATGCTATATTCTAAAAACAATCTTATTTATACAAAAACAAATTTTATGAAAATTTTTTATTATTTAATAATTAGCTTTTATGTGCTAATATCAGGTAATGCTTCTTCTCAAGATTTTCCAGCCAGAGGAGAAATATATGATTTTAACATTGGTGATGTTTTTCATACATATCTCAGTGCATCTATTGGTATGGCTGATCTTCAG from Lentimicrobium sp. L6 carries:
- a CDS encoding T9SS type A sorting domain-containing protein; protein product: MKYILISIFVYLSTSGIAQELNVDWGVCFGADYENSYSRALGVLPNNHIVNSLIVTNDNDAFTDYHGESDAWVIITDSNGTLVFERCFGGGGHDYFGDIEVSDEYIYFVGQTNSTDGDVQSDPIGGYMNLWVVKTDFDLNIIWERQYGCLGTQDFEVAKLTPEGGLILLMDFFNQGGGDVSEYYGASDIWVCEIDANGEILWEKTLGNSIPNHASDVIQNQEGNTVVLGYTYGSGGMIECAAHGSEDIWIVELDEETEEIIWQNCYGGSLGDGSATIIEESTGYFIVGGTRSSDGDIQSLNHGEGDAWVIEINYSGNIIWEQCFGGSETDSFNRIFKTDEGGYFLFGITYSTDGNVNNTLCPYPYCFPSVWVVELDSEKNILWNGVHGSIYANYYEKNGIKRISERDFYIAGIIDESTFLNPVDVDCEPYPVNYEKSAWIYRLYDTTTGVINKYQELKGLKFYPNPANTQITFELSVITKESRLQIKNIFGEIIVEFPIYKGQEQLIWDCSSVASGVYFYESENKASNSYRDIYRGKIVVSR